From the genome of candidate division WOR-3 bacterium, one region includes:
- a CDS encoding ferritin family protein — MPTFFSLIEVIEMAIAVEKAGRVYYEEVAKRTKDPEMKDLFSFLANEELKHERRFRELGERIKASPYSLPGKWEEIQPYLQVITDSHFFTGSEKVIKQTEKAKEPKEILEYAIRFEKETILFYHEILGLVKEEDQKIVQEIIAEERSHIKKLGEILVKY, encoded by the coding sequence ATGCCAACCTTTTTCTCTCTAATCGAAGTAATTGAAATGGCTATTGCTGTGGAAAAAGCCGGGAGGGTTTATTACGAAGAAGTGGCGAAAAGGACAAAAGACCCGGAAATGAAAGATTTATTCTCTTTTTTGGCTAACGAAGAGTTGAAGCACGAAAGGCGGTTTCGGGAATTGGGAGAAAGGATAAAGGCTTCTCCTTACTCCCTTCCTGGGAAGTGGGAGGAAATCCAACCTTATCTTCAAGTGATTACTGATTCCCATTTCTTTACCGGGAGTGAGAAGGTGATAAAACAGACCGAAAAGGCAAAAGAACCGAAGGAGATTCTGGAATATGCTATCCGGTTTGAAAAAGAGACGATCCTTTTCTATCATGAAATTTTGGGTTTGGTGAAAGAAGAAGACCAGAAAATCGTTCAGGAGATTATCGCCGAAGAGAGGTCGCACATTAAGAAGTTAGGTGAGATTTTAGTCAAGTATTGA
- a CDS encoding T9SS type A sorting domain-containing protein, which yields MTDTAGNIFTAGLKVHRPYPYDTIFMEVWKFSPEGESIWVFPYLLGSTFTAGYPWFEIDLDREGDIIVAAPKETLVYLFKITERSITPEDRRRISRQPLCPTLFLKRDTKMKFFLNEIYDRTGRLLLRDNREEGFLNTLPEGIYFLRGDEERKKFIKVILLD from the coding sequence GTGACCGATACCGCAGGGAATATATTCACCGCCGGCTTAAAGGTTCATCGTCCATATCCTTATGATACTATATTTATGGAGGTATGGAAATTTAGCCCAGAAGGAGAATCAATCTGGGTATTCCCCTACCTTTTAGGCTCCACTTTCACTGCCGGATATCCCTGGTTTGAGATTGATTTGGATAGGGAAGGGGATATAATTGTTGCCGCACCCAAGGAGACCCTTGTCTATCTTTTCAAGATTACCGAGCGAAGTATTACTCCGGAGGATAGAAGGAGGATTTCAAGGCAACCACTTTGCCCAACTCTCTTCTTAAAGAGAGATACTAAGATGAAATTCTTTCTTAATGAAATCTATGACCGAACCGGTAGACTCCTCCTGAGAGACAATAGAGAAGAAGGATTCTTAAATACCCTCCCAGAAGGAATTTACTTCCTCAGGGGGGATGAAGAAAGGAAAAAATTTATAAAGGTTATCCTTTTGGACTGA